Proteins co-encoded in one Siniperca chuatsi isolate FFG_IHB_CAS linkage group LG11, ASM2008510v1, whole genome shotgun sequence genomic window:
- the golga4 gene encoding golgin subfamily A member 4 isoform X7, which translates to MRRERGHLLEIRSEQGSLALRIGCQAKEKRNTSPQDSSHLLVNCLLHRRDKMFKKLKQKINEEQSPQRNAQSPQQAQMGSGDRRSSQTPPFHHDGAPSPSDRESASKGPARSPRGSINGDGSASPHREETQSFAQKLQLKVPSMESLIRGGASRAENLFRSPSKENLVRSSSRDSLTPLGENESPGAPTYDPPSDIESEAEEPPGSAESLSKEQLVHRLLRVERSLGKYRGKYSELVTAYRTVQRDKEKTQVILSQSQDKALRRIGELREELQMDQQAKKHLQDEFDAALEEKDQMITVLQTQVALLKKRVKGVSDGAGPPEGDVSQSEDASDSTSSIESPLKEQGVEPEVTEEGNSDPTKLMEALQKRVKRQENLLQKCKEVMRTHKERSAQLGSENETLQEQLQERLQELDKIKELHTTEKTKLITQLRDAKNLIEQLEQDKGMVIAETKRQMHETLEMKEEEVAQLRSRLQQATVQKEELQEQKEKAEKSAFEELERALGVAQRAEEARKQLQIQLEERVKEVERASEEERKSLQQKLTRVKQEVVAIMKKSSEETVANMEKLHSEALAAKEEEMSARINEAVEQCKEEFAQLGKEREQQASLALEDVELQKTALRTEADNKVKEIHLELEAARTRILELESSLEKVSQDGPSLSHELSSQLDELKDKHKEQISTLEEKHQEQLEKHKGTLTQQHNAALEELKEKHRVEVETLLKDKELQLQAHVEDMNQKTLEKLDAKQAELEAVSAELSEALKSKQLLEEKLVAAEDAHSLAQQELEKRFHDQVAKHNVELENVKQELEQSLGGMAKTLKEEVKALKIVLREKEKEIEEHILREKTLQESQELNVKVKELEELQQRLSQSQLENGSLKESNAQLSKLSEDLVQCKRDLTDLEHQLEVAKNDCQQKEQSLQELEHQLQQSRKELSEQEKSYTAELNTKQEEQTRLKKQMDDEKAAHEKKMKNTTTELEAKLKTQETKMEKFKQKAKEMHESFKKKLQQNEENMKKELAKKEKELQQKEQQVQEKIVEMSQKSSQGLSSAMSELQANHKEKLEKLHDTHKHEIEELELRWQEKLRQQEEELMEKHSHILQEKAQELEEISQQLSRGKEENEQVLCEIKDLKEDLAIRETTVQKLQEELNEAAVKLESLSQGESLVKEQMESVERNLNQALNERNSLQDKLNTIKEDNREKLKTLSDKLEETEKLLKALEGSRCKESEDLQNKFEETAIQLQAKEAEFQQQIIMIRNRMEHCCKEVQSKVECGSNELCQRVENRLKELKDRLLCSQKKVGHLKNVILTKVDRICTLEENLHQQMEENKNLCISLEQMTAQVNAHTEHINALTHEKENHSQFINEKVQKIEELSEANRIISESMKTNELHIINLEGISSDLKNQLASSIREKEEAINQLKQQYKEERQQMEETIERLEQERKSALEQADALRNSLSEYENKAETKFTQNDIAITSLQTRLDELEREISEKNEALQRLTASIDNQSISKSEMDQVLSEKEQKVSGLTLELESCIGRLGELQEQLALKTKECEQLTADLKQQHSIREDEKRELVEQLHQTQMQCTQNGNLEQEMVEKLRSLEEDNQKCKHKLESQREEYEKMKDEIIRSKEESLKASEEKLSAESARKVSELKKKAEQKIGQIKKQLTSQLEEKEQTIKALQISLEEIKSSESSCKQHADTLEEKTKTLEEALVKLKEAQEKQLEQILSDVRLEKEKSLEELKNVYEEKLSSLQRDVAQQGELKETESALQEIEAKLKEAEEQNGDLLAEINRLKEEICEKEAQLDQHQATIKQVQNPSEPEAEMKVECSSMQQTKSTMENHSVMQELDGDSLESLKNNLRQVKNEKEKIHKDFSRLQKDIRLLRKEHEQDLEYMKKELLEENEKKLKLELEDVEMKHNSTIKQLMREFNTQMALKEKELDAGVKEAIAKAQSVEAELISSHREETSQLRKLIAQKEDDLHRTVQTYEQVIQSREEEMGDRVWQVQKELEELQGRSPGTSEMTMEELQAQLAEKTTLLSEARLKEQGFVERIHSLEDKIKCFHRKTVVTHLGSTFKDPGFNSTDALSEATEMEYLRKVLFEYMMGRETKTMAKVITSMLKFPPDQAQKVLDKEDSKATPWLR; encoded by the exons ATGCGCAGAGAGCGCGGTCACCTGCTGGAAATCAGAAGCGAACAAGGAAGTCTAGCACTGAGGATTGGATGTCAGGCTAAAGAAAAACGAAATACATCTCCGCAGGATAGTAGTCATCTGCTCGTCAACTGTTTGCTACATCGGCGTGACAAGATGTTTAAAAAACTTAAGCAGAAGATAAACGAGGAGCAGTCACCGCAGAGGAATGCGCAGTCACCACAGCAGGCCCAG atGGGCAGTGGAGACCGGCGCAGCAGCCAAACCCCTCCGTTTCATCACGATGGCGCACCCTCTCCCAGTGACAGAGAG AGTGCTTCTAAAGGACCAGCAAGGTCTCCCAGAGGTAGCATCAATGGGGATGGAAGTGCTTCTCCTCAT agagaggagacacagTCATTTGCCCAGAAACTGCAGTTAAAAGTTCCCTCAATGGAGTCGTTGATTCGCGGTGGTGCCAGTCGGGCAGAAAACCTGTTCCGCTCTCCCTCTAAAGAAAACCTGGTTCGAAGCTCATCGCGTGACTCCCTGACACCTTTGGGAGAAAACGAGTCCCCAGGCGCCCCCACATATGATCCCCCCTCGGACATTGAGAGTGAGGCTGAGGAGCCACCAGGATCTGCAGAGTCCCTTTCCAAAGAGCAGTTGGTGCACCGACTGCTCAGAGTGGAGAGGAGCCTGGGGAAGTACAGAGGGAAGTACTCAGAG CTGGTTACTGCGTACCGCACAGTACAGCGAGATAAAGAAAAAACGCAG GTCATCCTCAGTCAGAGTCAAGATAAAGCTCTCCGCAGGATAGGGGAGTTGCGGGAG GAGCTTCAAATGGACCAGCAGGCCAAGAAACACCTACAGGACGAGTTTGATGCTGCGCTGGAGGAGAAAGACCAGATGATCACTGTACTCCAAACACAG GTTGCTCTGCTAAAGAAACGAGTCAAGGGCGTCTCTGACGGTGCTGGGCCACCTGAGGGGGACGTCTCTCAATCTGAAGATGCTTCAGACTCTACATCTTCCATAGAAAGTCCTTTGAAGGAGCAAGGAGTAGAGCCTGAAGTCACTGAGG AGGGCAACAGTGATCCAACCAAACTTATGGAGGCTCTGCAGAAGAGAGTGAAGAGGCAGGAAAACCTACTGCAGAAGTGCAAAGAAGTGATGCGTACACACAAGGAGCGAAGCGCCCAGCTGGGCAGTGAGAATGAAACTCTGCAGGAGCAGCTGCAAGAGAGACTGCAGGAGCTGGATAAGATTAAG GAACTGCACACAACAGAAAAGACTAAGTTAATCACTCAGCTGCGTGATGCCAAGAACCTCATTGAACAGCTGGAGCAGGACAAG GGAATGGTCATTGCTGAGACAAAGCGCCAGATGCATGAGACACTGGAAATGAAAGAAGAGGAGGTTGCACAGCTACGCTCCAGGCTCCAGCAGGCTACTGTCCAGAAGGAGGAATTAcaggaacagaaagaaaaggctgAGAAATCAG caTTTGAAGAACTTGAACGGGCACTGGGTGTAGCTCAGAGGGCGGAGGAGGCCCgaaaacagctgcagattcagctggaGGAGCGTGTAAAAGAAGTTGAAAGGGCcagtgaggaagagaggaagagtctGCAGCAGAAGCTCACACGAGTCAAACAGGAGGTTGTCGCCATCATGAAG AAATCATCAGAGGAAACTGTAGCCAATATGGAAAAACTCCACAGTGAAGCTTTGGCTGCTAAAGAAGAAGAGATGAGTGCCAGAATCAACGAAGCTGTG GAGCAATGCAAAGAGGAGTTTGCCCAGTTAGGCAAGGAACGAGAACAGCAGGCTTCTCTGGCTCTGGAGGATGTAGAGTTACAGAAGACGGCTTTGAGGACAGAAGCTGATAACAAGGTTAAAGAGATACATTTGGAGCTGGAAGCTGCAAGAAct AGAATATTGGAGCTGGAGAGCTCTCTGGAGAAGGTCTCACAAGATGGACCAAGTCTGTCCCATGAACTTTCCAGTCAGTTGGACGAGCTGAAGGATAAACACAAAGAGCAAATATCTACATTAGAGGAAAAGCACCAGGAGCAGCTGGAAAAGCACAAGGGCACCCTAACCCAGCAGCATAATGCTGCTCTTGAGGAGCTCAAGGAAAAACACAGAGTTGAAGTGGAGACCCTTCTGAAAGATAAAGAACTCCAGCTCCAAGCACATGTTGAAGACATGAACCAGAAAACTTTAGAGAAACTGGATGCAAAGCAGGCAGAGCTAGAGGCAGTTTCCGCTGAACTTTCTGAGGCTTTGAAGAGTAAACAGCTTCTGGAGGAAAAGTTGGTGGCAGCTGAAGATGCTCATAGTTTAGCTCAACAGGAACTTGAGAAAAGGTTTCATGATCAGGTGGCAAAGCACAATGTAGAGctagaaaatgtcaaacaggAGCTTGAGCAGTCACTTGGAGGTATGGCGAAAACTCTGAAGGAGGAAGTTAAAGCATTGAAGATTGTTTtgagggaaaaggaaaaggaaattgAAGAACACATCCTTAGAGAAAAAACACTACAAGAGTCGCAAGAATTAAATGTCAAGGTTAAGGAATTGGAAGAGCTGCAGCAACGTTTATCACAATCCCAGCTGGAAAATGGGAGCCTAAAGGAATCTAATGCACAGTTAAGTAAGCTCTCAGAGGATCTTGTTCAGTGTAAGAGGGATTTGACAGATTTGGAGCATCAATTGGAAGTAGCAAAGAATGATTGTCAGCAAAAAGAGCAGTCACTTCAAGAACTAGAGCACCAATTACAACAGAGCAGAAAGGAGCTCTCAGAGCAGGAAAAGTCATATACTGCAGAACTGAACACTAAGCAAGAAGAACAAACACGCCTTAAGAAACAGATGGATGATGAAAAAGCTGCCCATGAGAAGAAGATGAAAAACACTACAACTGAGTTGGAAGCCAAGCTGAagacacaggaaacaaaaatggaaaagttTAAACAGAAGGCCAAAGAAATGCACGAGAGTTTTAAGAAAAAGCTTCagcagaatgaagaaaacatgaagaagGAACTTgcaaagaaggagaaagagctTCAGCAGAAAGAGCAACAAGTTCAAGAGAAAATTGTAGAGATGTCCCAGAAAAGTTCCCAAGGCCTCAGCAGTGCAATGTCAGAGCTGCAGGCCAACCATAAGGAAAAACTGGAGAAGCTACATGACACCCATAAGCATGAGATTGAGGAGCTGGAGCTTCGGTGGCAGGAGAAGTTAagacagcaggaggaagaaTTGATGGAGAAACACTCGCATATACTACAGGAGAAGGCTCAAGAACTGGAGGAAATTTCTCAGCAACTTAGCAGAGGCAAAGAGGAGAACGAGCAAGTGTTGTGTGAAATAAAGGATTTAAAGGAGGACCTGGCGATTCGAGAAACCACCGTGCAGAAGCTGCAAGAAGAGCTTAATGAAGCAGCAGTTAAGCTTGAAAGTTTGTCTCAGGGTGAATCGTTGGTCAAAGAGCAAATGGAGTCAGTGGAAAGGAACCTTAACCAGGCTCTGAACGAGAGAAACTCCCTCCAAGACAAGCTTAATACAATAAAGGAAGATAACAGAGAGAAGTTAAAGACCTTGTCAGATAAGTTGGAGGAAACGGAGAAGCTGCTTAAAGCACTGGAAGGTTCCAGATGTAAGGAAAGTGAGGACTTGCAGAATAAATTTGAGGAAACTGCCATTCAGCTACAAGCCAAGGAAGCAGAGTTCCAGCAGCAAATAATTATGATCAGAAACCGAATGGAGCATTGCTGTAAGGAGGTTCAGTCTAAAGTGGAGTGTGGATCTAATGAACTCTGTCAAAGAGTTGAAAATAGGTTGAAAGAGCTGAAAGATAGACTGCTGTGTAGTCAGAAGAAGGTAGGGCATCTCAAAAACGTTATCCTTACTAAAGTAGATAGAATTTGCACTTTAGAGGAGAATCTCCACCAGCAGATGGAGGAGAATAAGAATCTATGCATTTCGTTAGAACAGATGACTGCTCAGGTAAATGCTCATACAGAGCATATCAACGCCTTAACACACGAGAAGGAGAATCATTCTCAGTTTATCAATGAGAAAGTTCAGAAAATTGAGGAGCTGAGTGAAGCAAACAGAATCATATCAGAAAGTATGAAAACAAACGAGTTGCATATCATTAACTTGGAAGGCATCAGCAGCGACTTGAAAAATCAGCTAGCAAGTAGCataagagagaaggaggaagccATAAATCAGCTGAAGCAGCAGTATAAAGAAGAGAGACAACAAATGGAGGAGACCATTGAGAGATTAGAGCAGGAGAGAAAGTCTGCTTTAGAGCAGGCGGATGCACTAAGGAACAGTCTGTCCGAGTATGAGAACAAGGCAGAGACAAAGTTTACCCAGAATGACATCGCTATTACATCTCTACAGACCAGGCTTGACGAGCTGGAGCGAGAAATCTCTGAAAAGAACGAAGCTCTGCAAAGGCTGACAGCAAGTATTGACAATCAGTCCATCAGCAAGTCTGAGATGGACCAGGTGCTGAGCGAGAAGGAGCAGAAGGTCAGCGGACTTACCTTGGAGCTGGAGAGTTGCATCGGCCGACTTGGTGAGCTTCAGGAGCAGTTAGCCTTAAAGACAAAAGAGTGTGAACAACTCACAGCTGACctcaaacagcagcacagcatcagggaggatgaaaagagagagTTGGTAGAGCAGCTGCACCAGACCCAGATGCAGTGCACTCAGAACGGTAATTTGGAGCAGGAGATGGTAGAAAAACTACGCTCCCTTGAGGAAGACAACCAAAAGTGTAAACACAAGCTTGAAAGTCAAAGGGAGGAATatgaaaagatgaaagatgAGATTATCAGGAGCAAAGAGGAGAGTCTGAAGGCAAGTGAAGAGAAGTTGTCTGCAGAGAGTGCTCGGAAAGTCtcagagctgaagaagaaaGCTGAACAGAAAATCGGTCAGATTAAAAAACAGCTAACCTCGCAGCTTGAGGAAAAAGAGCAGACGATCAAGGCTCTTCAAATCAGCCTGGAGGAAATCAAGAGCAGTGAATCATCCTGCAAacaacatgcagacacattagaagagaaaacaaaaacactcgAGGAAGCACTTGTCAAGCTTAAGGAAGCGCAGGAGAAACAACTTGAACAGATTCTGAGTGATGTGAGGCTTGAGAAAGAAAAGTCTTTAGAGGAATTGAAAAATGTGTATGAAGAGAAGCTGTCCTCGCTTCAGAGAGATGTAGCGCAACAAGGGGAGCTCAAAGAAACTGAATCAGCGCTACAAGAAATCGAGGCAAAGCTAAAAGaagcagaagagcagaatgGAGACCTTCTTGCAGAAATAAATCGtctgaaagaagaaatatgTGAGAAAGAAGCTCAGCTCGATCAACATCAGGCAACTATTAAGCAGGTCCAAAATCCATCAGAACCTGAGGCTGAGATGAAGGTGGAGTGTAGCAGCATGCAGCAAACCAAGAGCACGATGGAAAACCACTCTGTGATGCAAGAACTGGATGGTGATTCTCTAGAGTCTCTCAAGAACAATCTACGTCAGGTGAAGAACGAGAAAGAGAAAATCCACAAGGACTTTTCCAGGCTACAGAAAGACATCCGGTTACTGAGGAAGGAGCATGAACAGGACCTAGAATACATGAAGAAAGAGTTGTTAGAGGAGAATGAGAAAAAGCTGAA ACTGGAGCTGGAAGATGTGGAAATGAAGCACAATTCTACTATCAAGCAGTTGATGAGAGAGTTCAACACACAAATGGCTTTGAAAGAGAAGGAGCTTGATGCAGGAGTGAAGGAGGCCATTG CGAAGGCCCAGAGTGTTGAAGCAGAGCTCATCAGTAGTCATCGTGAAGAAACCAGTCAGCTGAGGAAGCTGATTGCCCAGAAGGAGGATGATTTGCACAGAACTGTTCAGACATACGAACAGGTTATACAG agtcgagaggaggagatgggagaCCGAGTGTGGCAGGTCCAGAAAGAACTGGAGGAGTTGCAAGGAAGGAGCCCTGGCACTTCTGAG